Proteins from a single region of Nitrososphaerales archaeon:
- a CDS encoding DNA adenine methylase → MEILKEDTGVSATPFLKWAGGKSQLIQSFETRFPKAFGTYYEPFLGGGAVFFHLVRTNRITRARLSDSNADLVDCYLTIKDDLGGLSSILRDFQRRVKSHEEFYSARKRFNEIRRHASIKNRTERSALLIYLNRTCYNGLYRVNAKGEFNVPFGKYKNPRVYDEKNLVAVNRVLNMPSISVLHRDYHSMADEPKRGDFVYFDPPYFPISKTANFTSYTAVDFTWDDQRALSRLFNILAGRGCNVMLSNSPRVRELYEGYDYRIEVVKAGRAISSIGTKRGPVDELLVRNY, encoded by the coding sequence ATGGAGATCCTAAAGGAGGATACTGGCGTCTCAGCCACTCCCTTCCTCAAATGGGCTGGTGGCAAATCTCAGCTCATTCAGTCTTTTGAAACCCGTTTCCCGAAGGCATTCGGAACGTATTACGAACCATTCCTAGGGGGCGGGGCCGTCTTCTTCCATCTCGTGAGAACCAACAGAATAACTCGCGCTCGACTCTCTGACTCGAACGCAGACCTCGTCGACTGCTACCTCACAATCAAAGACGATTTAGGCGGGCTGTCTTCTATCCTTCGTGACTTTCAACGACGCGTGAAGAGTCATGAAGAATTCTATTCCGCGAGAAAAAGATTCAACGAAATCAGAAGGCACGCGAGCATCAAGAATCGAACCGAAAGGTCTGCGCTCCTAATCTATCTTAACAGAACTTGCTACAATGGTCTGTATCGAGTCAACGCGAAGGGCGAATTCAACGTGCCTTTCGGCAAATACAAGAACCCAAGGGTCTATGATGAGAAGAACCTAGTCGCAGTAAATCGTGTGCTCAATATGCCTAGCATCTCTGTTCTTCACCGCGACTATCATTCCATGGCCGACGAACCAAAGCGAGGCGACTTCGTATACTTTGATCCCCCATATTTCCCGATAAGCAAGACTGCCAACTTCACGTCGTACACAGCTGTAGACTTCACGTGGGATGACCAGCGGGCCCTCTCAAGACTGTTCAACATCCTTGCCGGGAGGGGCTGCAACGTGATGTTAAGCAACTCGCCTCGCGTGAGGGAGCTCTACGAAGGTTACGATTACAGAATCGAGGTAGTAAAAGCTGGAAGGGCCATAAGCAGCATTGGTACAAAACGAGGACCAGTTGACGAGTTACTGGTCAGAAACTATTAG